The following are encoded in a window of Bacteroidales bacterium genomic DNA:
- a CDS encoding VWA domain-containing protein, with product METKHQVHNLIILDESGSMNVIKDFIMRGFNEIVQNLKALETKYSEQEHFITFITFNGLRTRLVHFVEPVSELQEIDSTSYHPNSSTPLYDAMGYGLNLLRKKLQDKDQCSVLVTILTDGEENDSTEYSREAIRSLVNELKQANWLIKYIGTDHDVQKVADSFSISDFTFFRKNETGITQMFESERRNVQNFCEDLNKVHQSRTDTKKIPILTPRRKKDLGLK from the coding sequence ATGGAAACAAAACATCAGGTTCACAACCTTATTATTCTTGATGAAAGCGGTTCAATGAATGTCATTAAAGACTTCATCATGAGAGGGTTTAATGAAATTGTTCAGAATCTTAAAGCCCTGGAAACAAAATATTCTGAACAGGAGCATTTTATTACTTTTATAACCTTCAATGGTTTACGAACCAGGCTTGTCCATTTTGTGGAACCCGTGAGCGAATTACAGGAAATTGACAGCACCAGCTATCATCCCAACTCTTCCACCCCTTTGTATGATGCCATGGGATATGGCCTGAATCTCCTCAGGAAAAAACTGCAGGACAAAGACCAGTGCAGCGTGCTTGTGACCATTTTGACCGACGGGGAAGAAAACGATTCCACTGAATATAGCAGGGAAGCCATTCGCAGCCTGGTGAATGAACTGAAACAAGCAAACTGGTTGATTAAATACATCGGTACAGACCATGATGTTCAAAAAGTGGCAGATTCCTTTTCAATCAGCGACTTCACATTCTTTAGAAAGAATGAAACAGGTATTACGCAAATGTTTGAATCAGAACGAAGAAATGTGCAGAATTTTTGTGAAGATTTGAACAAAGTTCACCAATCCCGGACAGATACGAAAAAAATTCCCATTCTTACTCCTCGTAGAAAGAAGGATTTAGGTTTAAAATGA
- a CDS encoding RNA polymerase sigma factor, giving the protein MTNDFWEKTYRENASYLLAVCYRYVENKTLAEDLMHEAFLTAINRFDTFTGRGNFRGWLRKIAINTALLYLRHSVPTNLPPSDLSEEELFNYPGDDLRSVIENAQFSTDELLNIVNQLPSPFKEVFNLYVIDDYSHAEISKILHISEGTSKSYLARARKKVQKLLYEMARKKEKDLHTCWSHEISADIGIVFTEKKFNVGIIGIEFKSNNSESPEYHTGYMEGSDFLYRLFKNLQGIELTPLKPLNFAD; this is encoded by the coding sequence ATGACAAACGATTTCTGGGAAAAAACCTACAGGGAAAATGCATCTTACCTGCTTGCCGTTTGTTACCGATATGTAGAAAACAAAACCCTGGCAGAAGATCTGATGCATGAGGCATTTCTTACCGCCATTAATCGCTTCGATACATTTACCGGAAGAGGAAACTTCAGAGGATGGCTGAGAAAGATCGCCATAAATACTGCTTTGCTTTACCTGCGTCATAGCGTCCCAACAAATTTACCTCCCTCTGACCTCAGTGAAGAAGAACTGTTTAACTACCCCGGTGACGACCTGCGAAGTGTTATCGAAAATGCCCAATTCTCCACGGATGAATTACTGAATATCGTCAATCAACTGCCTTCTCCCTTCAAGGAAGTTTTTAACCTGTATGTAATTGACGATTATTCCCATGCCGAAATCAGCAAAATACTCCATATCTCTGAGGGTACATCAAAATCCTACCTGGCCAGGGCAAGAAAAAAAGTTCAAAAGCTCCTGTATGAAATGGCAAGGAAGAAAGAAAAAGATTTACATACTTGCTGGTCTCATGAAATATCAGCTGATATAGGCATTGTATTTACAGAAAAAAAATTTAATGTAGGAATTATAGGCATTGAATTTAAAAGTAACAATTCGGAATCTCCAGAATATCATACAGGTTATATGGAAGGTTCTGATTTCCTTTATCGGCTCTTTAAAAATCTGCAAGGTATTGAACTTACCCCTTTAAAGCCCTTGAATTTTGCTGATTAA